The following nucleotide sequence is from Bacillota bacterium.
TTCTTACATGTACTGGGTATCTAGGGAAAACTAAAAATATGATGAAATACACGATTAAGAGCAGGAAAAAACTGCCTATAAGGAGAATAGACTCTGGCAATTCGAGATACGGTTTTTTCGACAAGGTTTGCGGTGGAGGGGACCAGAACAAGATTGTAGGCATTAGGGGGTAGAGTCTATGGGGTCGGACCCTGGACCTGGAAACAAGTGCCATAACGGCTCGTGGCTTGCTCAGCAAAACCTGGCACAAGACCGCTTCCTTTCCACCGTCATCAACGCCATCCCCTTTCCCTTCTTGGTCCTGAACGTCGATCACAGTGTCGCCCTGGCCAACGAGAGCACCATGAAGGTCTGCGGCGGGGCTGGAGAGGGTGAGTTGTTCTGTTACCAGCTCACCCACCACAGGGACACACCTTGTTCAGAATCTGATCATCCCTGCCCGCTGAGAGAGGTCGCCAGGACGGGCAAGTCAGTAGTTGTGGAGCACAAGCACATGGACAAAAACGGTGACGCCGTGTACGTTGAGGTCCACGGCGTTCCCGTTTTCGACGATAACGGCAAGTTGTCCTACATGATCGAAATGGCCCTGGACATCACGGCCAAGAGACTTGCCGAGCAGGCCATCGCCTATGAAAAGGAAAGACTGGCGGTGACCCTGGCCAGCATAGGCGATGGCGTCATAGTGGTGGACACCAGTGAGCGGGTAGTCCTCTTGAACGCCGTGGCGGAGGCTCTCACAGGCTGGTCCCAGGAGGAAGCCGTAGAGCGGCCTGTGAATGAGGTATTCAGGATCCACAACGAGAAGACCCTCCGGCCAGTGGAGAGCCCCATCACCAGGGTGTTCAAGGAGGGCCGCATTGTAGGACTGGCAAACCACACCGCCCTCGTGGCCAAGGATGGCACGGTGCGCTCCATAGCTGACAGCGCCTCCCCCATCCGGGACACCGACGGCACCATAACCGGCGTTATCATGGTGTTTCGCGATGTCACCCGGGAGCGTGAGAGGGAAGCGGCGCTGGAGGCCAGCGAAGCCCTCTTCCGCCTCCTGGCGGAGAACGCCAGTGACGTGATCTACCGGTTTCGACTGAAGCCTGACCAGGGGTTCGAGTATGTGAGCCCCGCTGCCAAGACCGTCACCGGCCATGAACCAGGGGATTATTATCGTGACCCCTCCGTGTGGAAGGCACTCCTGCCCGAGGCCATAACCTGCCCTGAGAACCTGGGGAAAATGGACTTTGGGGGCACCATCGTCATGTCTTGCCAGCAGGAGCACGGCACCCGGTGGATGGAGCAACACCTCCACCCTATCTACGACAGCCAGGGCCACTTGGTGGCGGTGGAGGGCATAGCCCGGGACGTCACCGAGCGCAAGATGATGGAGGAAGAACTGAGCCTCAAGCACCAGCAGCTGGTATCGATCTTCGACAGCATAGACGAGATCGTTTACGTGGTGGACCCGGATACCTATGAGATACTCTACGCGAACCAAGCCGCCAAGGCGGCCATGGGAGGAGTCGCCAGCCAGGTATGCTACAGGGCCCTGCAGCAAGGGGACAGCCCCTGCTCCTTCTGCACCAATCACATTATCTTTGGCGAGAAGCTGGGGCAGCCCCACGTGTGGGAGTTCCACAACTCGCTCAATGGGCGCTGGTACCGCTGCATAGACAGGGCCATCCCCTGGCCCACCGGCAAGATGGTGCGTTATGAGATGGCAATTGATATCAGCGACCGCAAGAAGGCGGAAATGGACCTGGCCTTCAGGTACAAGTTTGAGAACCTCATCGCCGGAATATCCACAGAGCTCATAAGCCTTCCAGCGGAGCGCATGGACGAGTACATCACCAGGGCCCTGGAGCGGATCGGGGAATTCCTCGAGGTTGACAGGGCATACGTCCTGCTGTTTTCGGAGGCAGGCACCAGGATGGACAGCGCCTACGAGTGGTGCCGGGAGGGAATCCCGTCCCAGAGGGAGGAGTTAAGGGGGACTTTCGTGGACTCCCTTCCGTGGTTTTGCCAGAGGATCATGTCCAATGAGACCATAGTGGTGCCCATGGTGGAGGGCATGCCCGGAGAGGCCAGGATTGAGAAGGAGCGCTGGATGTCCCAGGGCATCTACTCAATCATAGTGGTCCCCATGGTGTGCGGGGGAACCCTGGCAGGTTTCGCCGGATTTGAATGGATAAGGGCACCCAACCCGTGGCTGTCGGAGAACTCCGGGCTTCTCAGGGTGGTTGGGGAGCTCATCTCCAACACCCTTCAGCGGAAGCGAGCAGAGGAATCGGTAAGACACCTAACCTTCCACGATGCCGTCACGGGATTGCACAACAGGGCCCACTTCGAAGAGGCGATGCAGAGGCTCCAGGAGAGCGGTGAGTACCCGGTAACGCTGGTGAGCACTGACATAGACGGGCTCAAACTGGTCAATGACACCATGGGCCACCTGAAGGGCGACGAAATGCTCAGGACCCTGGCTGACCTCCTCAAGAAGTGCTTCCGGGATACGGATGTGGTGGCGCGCATGGGAGGGGACGAGTTCGCGGTGATACTGCCCCGGACTACTGAGATAATAGCCGAGACGCTCTGCGCCCGCCTGGAAGAAGCCTGCCGCTCCTACAGCGAAGCCCACCCCGAACTGCCCATCAGCATCTCCCTGGGGATGGCCACTACCTACAACCCTTCCGCCCCGCTGGAGGAGGTCTTCAACCTGGCGGACAGGAACATGTACCGGGACAAGATGCACCGTACCACCAGCGCCTCCCATGGCATGGTGAAGGCCCTCCGCGCGATCCTGGCCACCCGGGTCTACGCCAGTGAAGGCCACCTGGAACGGGTGTCAGATCTGTGCTCTCGTGTGGGACAGTCGCTGAGCCTGCCCATAAGGATCATGTCTAACCTAGCTCTCCTGGCGGAGGTGCACGACCTGGGAAAGATAGGCGTGCGTGACCAGAGCCTCTTCCAAAAGGACCACCTCACCGAGGATGAGATGGAAGAGATCCGCCAGCACCCGGTAATAGGCTACCGCATAGCCCGGAACTCACCGGAGCTCTGCCACATAGCTGACCTCATCCTCC
It contains:
- a CDS encoding HD domain-containing phosphohydrolase, which translates into the protein MGSDPGPGNKCHNGSWLAQQNLAQDRFLSTVINAIPFPFLVLNVDHSVALANESTMKVCGGAGEGELFCYQLTHHRDTPCSESDHPCPLREVARTGKSVVVEHKHMDKNGDAVYVEVHGVPVFDDNGKLSYMIEMALDITAKRLAEQAIAYEKERLAVTLASIGDGVIVVDTSERVVLLNAVAEALTGWSQEEAVERPVNEVFRIHNEKTLRPVESPITRVFKEGRIVGLANHTALVAKDGTVRSIADSASPIRDTDGTITGVIMVFRDVTREREREAALEASEALFRLLAENASDVIYRFRLKPDQGFEYVSPAAKTVTGHEPGDYYRDPSVWKALLPEAITCPENLGKMDFGGTIVMSCQQEHGTRWMEQHLHPIYDSQGHLVAVEGIARDVTERKMMEEELSLKHQQLVSIFDSIDEIVYVVDPDTYEILYANQAAKAAMGGVASQVCYRALQQGDSPCSFCTNHIIFGEKLGQPHVWEFHNSLNGRWYRCIDRAIPWPTGKMVRYEMAIDISDRKKAEMDLAFRYKFENLIAGISTELISLPAERMDEYITRALERIGEFLEVDRAYVLLFSEAGTRMDSAYEWCREGIPSQREELRGTFVDSLPWFCQRIMSNETIVVPMVEGMPGEARIEKERWMSQGIYSIIVVPMVCGGTLAGFAGFEWIRAPNPWLSENSGLLRVVGELISNTLQRKRAEESVRHLTFHDAVTGLHNRAHFEEAMQRLQESGEYPVTLVSTDIDGLKLVNDTMGHLKGDEMLRTLADLLKKCFRDTDVVARMGGDEFAVILPRTTEIIAETLCARLEEACRSYSEAHPELPISISLGMATTYNPSAPLEEVFNLADRNMYRDKMHRTTSASHGMVKALRAILATRVYASEGHLERVSDLCSRVGQSLSLPIRIMSNLALLAEVHDLGKIGVRDQSLFQKDHLTEDEMEEIRQHPVIGYRIARNSPELCHIADLILHHHEWWDGSGYPEGLSGRSIPMECRILAVVDAYEAMISGRPYRPAVTPEEAIQELEDKAGSQFDPAIVQCLVEIISGQW